The Asticcacaulis excentricus genome has a segment encoding these proteins:
- a CDS encoding HesB/IscA family protein, translating to MNPITLSASAARHLNRLSADAGHPILLRVAVEGGGCSGFQYQLDLVEAPEDGDTVIAYDGAQALIDEVSAPLLAGSIIDYVEELVGAQFKILNPQAKSSCGCGVSFSI from the coding sequence ATGAATCCGATTACGCTTTCCGCCAGCGCCGCGCGCCACCTCAACCGCCTGTCCGCCGACGCCGGGCACCCGATCCTGTTGCGCGTCGCCGTCGAAGGCGGCGGCTGCTCTGGCTTTCAGTACCAGCTCGATCTGGTCGAAGCGCCCGAAGACGGCGATACCGTCATCGCCTATGACGGCGCTCAGGCCCTGATCGACGAAGTCTCCGCCCCCCTGCTGGCCGGGTCGATCATCGACTATGTCGAAGAACTGGTCGGCGCGCAGTTCAAAATCCTCAACCCGCAGGCCAAATCGTCCTGCGGCTGTGGCGTCAGCTTCTCGATCTGA